One genomic window of Elaeis guineensis isolate ETL-2024a chromosome 2, EG11, whole genome shotgun sequence includes the following:
- the LOC105033160 gene encoding exocyst complex component EXO70E2, translated as MVDNAPVVAVAADGQETVTRNSLKPLEEMDNLTDEMFNIITELEAHYSDMTLLEGKRISDIKERVHRLEEKVLIWDSDQPMISDRDSEEMAKFLQAVDEVRQLIEHLGNLQSSDKHGEQIELLNCSHSIMQMAMSRLEEELVHLLVKYRQPVEPDNTSFRSAEEEIVHDYSSSSFDEESIDGKIQSDTDRDSEDFVIDLIHPSAISSLKSIVELMLLSNYDKECCQAYISVRKDALDECLAVLGMEKLGIEEILRMDWNVLSSMIKRWNRAMKVFIRVYLVSEKHLCDLILGNITRSETDNCFVESSRNSIMQLLNFGEAVAIGPPKPEKLFRMLDMYECLNDLLGDVEALFLEEYGSGILTECHEVLLRLSESVRGSFMKFKYAIQSNTSTTPFAGGRVHPLTKYVMNYIKALADYGKTLDLLLEDLDEKGPISVADDGGTDTSVHSSPVAWHLLSVTSILESNLEVRSMLYQDGSLQNFFMMNNIYYMVQKVKDSDLQNFLGDEWIRAHKRKFRQHATSYERASWSSVLSFLKDEGICSRGSSTPSTTVLKERFKSFNAAFEEVYRIQTGWFIPDVQLRDELRISISLKVLQAYRTFLGRYSAHLDGIRHRDKYIKYFPDDLERYLLDLFEGSPKSLQYPYWR; from the coding sequence ATGGTAGATAATGCACCTGTGGTGGCTGTTGCAGCAGATGGACAAGAGACTGTGACAAGGAACAGTTTAAAGCCCTTGGAAGAAATGGATAATCTTACAGATGAAATGTTTAATATTATTACCGAGCTAGAAGCCCACTACTCCGACATGACCCTGCTTGAAGGAAAAAGAATTAGTGACATTAAAGAGCGGGTTCACAGACTGGAGGAAAAAGTCCTCATCTGGGATTCTGATCAGCCCATGATATCAGATAGGGATTCCGAAGAAATGGCCAAGTTTTTACAAGCTGTGGATGAAGTCCGACAACTTATCGAACATTTAGGAAACTTGCAGTCCAGTGATAAACATGGGGAACAAATTGAGCTCCTGAACTGCTCCCATAGCATTATGCAAATGGCAATGTCAAGGCTTGAGGAAGAGCTGGTCCACCTTCTAGTTAAGTACCGGCAGCCTGTGGAACCCGACAATACATCTTTTCGTTCAGCAGAGGAGGAGATTGTGCATGATTACTCGAGCAGCTCATTTGATGAGGAATCCATTGATGGTAAGATTCAGAGTGATACTGATAGAGATTCAGAAGATTTTGTGATTGATTTGATCCACCCTAGTGCAATTTCCAGTCTTAAATCCATTGTTGAGTTGATGCTCCTGTCAAATTATGACAAGGAATGTTGCCAAGCTTACATCAGTGTCAGAAAAGATGCACTTGACGAGTGCCTGGCTGTTCTTGGTATGGAGAAACTCGGCATTGAAGAAATTCTAAGAATGGATTGGAATGTCTTAAGTAGCATGATAAAGAGGTGGAACCGAGCAATGAAGGTGTTCATCCGGGTCTACCTCGTGAGTGAAAAACACCTCTGTGATCTTATCCTTGGAAACATTACAAGATCAGAGACAGATAATTGTTTTGTTGAGAGCTCAAGGAATTCGATCATGCAACTCCTCAATTTTGGTGAAGCTGTAGCTATTGGACCTCCGAAGCCTGAAAAGCTGTTCCGAATGCTTGATATGTATGAGTGTCTGAATGATCTTCTTGGAGATGTAGAAGCTTTGTTCCTGGAAGAGTATGGTTCTGGCATCCTAACCGAATGTCATGAAGTTCTACTGAGATTAAGTGAATCTGTGAGGGGGAGTTTCATGAAGTTCAAGTATGCGATTCAATCAAACACATCAACCACTCCATTCGCTGGGGGTAGGGTCCATCCTCTTACAAAGTATGTCATGAACTATATAAAAGCCCTTGCTGATTATGGAAAGACTCTTGATTTGCTTCTTGAGGACCTGGATGAAAAGGGTCCAATTTCAGTAGCAGATGATGGTGGGACAGACACTTCTGTTCATTCTTCTCCAGTGGCTTGGCATCTTCTGTCAGTGACCTCGATTCTTGAATCAAACCTGGAAGTTAGATCCATGTTGTACCAGGATGGttcattacaaaatttctttATGATGAATAACATTTATTACATGGTTCAAAAGGTCAAGGATTCTGATCTTCAAAACTTTCTAGGTGATGAGTGGATTCGTGCACACAAAAGGAAGTTCCGGCAGCATGCAACAAGCTATGAGAGGGCCTCATGGAGTTCAGTCCTCTCTTTTTTGAAGGATGAGGGGATTTGCAGCCGAGGTTCTAGCACTCCTTCCACCACAGTCCTCAAGGAGAGATTCAAAAGTTTCAACGCTGCTTTTGAAGAGGTTTACAGGATTCAGACTGGTTGGTTCATTCCAGATGTCCAACTTCGAGATGAACTGAGGATCTCAATATCACTTAAGGTGCTGCAAGCATATCGGACATTTCTGGGTAGGTACTCTGCCCATCTGGATGGTATAAGACACCGAGACAAGTACATCAAGTACTTCCCAGATGATCTGGAGAGGTACTTATTAGATCTGTTTGAGGGATCACCCAAGTCATTGCAGTATCCATACTGGAGGTGA